One Bos taurus isolate L1 Dominette 01449 registration number 42190680 breed Hereford chromosome 3, ARS-UCD2.0, whole genome shotgun sequence DNA window includes the following coding sequences:
- the OR13P12 gene encoding olfactory receptor family 13 subfamily P member 12, which translates to MQELNQSTVAEFILMGFASNPRTNPLLFTFFLVFYLLILVSNSLLITLIHQDTRLHTPMYFFISVLSMLDMCYTTTTVPQMLVHILSKKRAISFARCVAQMYLFLLFGTTEYCLFSIMSVDRYVAICHPLRYKVIMSPWVCLLMVGICAAYGVVGGLCFTFFAMRLFYCGPNEIDHYFCEVPAVLKLACADISLNDLVNIITGFNVIVVPLSLIVLVYINIFFTIMKIRSAQGRIKAFSTCASHITVVSMFAIPCSITYLSPGSDSLSNNGKKMALFYNIATAFLNPVIYSLRNKDVKNAFLKLVGRGRAPE; encoded by the coding sequence ATGCAGGAACTCAACCAGTCCACTGTGGCAGAATTCATCCTAATGGGCTTTGCCTCGAACCCCAGGACCAATCCTCTGCTCTTCACCTTCTTTCTAGTCTTTTACCTGCTGATCCTTGTGAGCAACAGCCTCCTCATCACCCTCATCCACCAGGACACACGCCTCCACACGCCCATGTACTTCTTCATCAGTGTCCTCTCCATGCTGGACATGTGCTACACCACCACGACTGTGCCCCAGATGCTCGTGCATATTCTCAGCAAGAAGAGAGCCATCTCTTTTGCTAGATGTGTGGCCCAGATGtacctcttcctcctctttgggACCACCGAgtactgtcttttctccatcatgTCCGTGGACAGGTACGTGGCCATCTGCCACCCTCTCCGGTATAAGGTCATCATGAGCCCCTGGGTGTGCCTTCTCATGGTGGGCATCTGTGCAGCCTATGGTGTGGTGGGTGGTCTGTGCTTTACCTTCTTTGCTATGCGCCTTTTCTACTGTGGTCCTAATGAAATTGACCACTACTTCTGTGAGGTCCCTGCGGTCCTGAAGCTGGCCTGTGCAGACATATCCCTCAATGACTTGGTGAACATCATCACCGGCTTCAATGTCATTGTGGTCCCACTCTCCTTGATTGTCCTTGTCTATATCAACATCTTTTTCACCATCATGAAGATCCGCTCAGCCCAAGGACGGATcaaggccttctccacctgtgcctcCCACATCACCGTGGTTTCCATGTTCGCTATTCCATGCAGTATCACGTACCTGAGCCCTGGCTCTGACTCTTTATCAAACAATGGCAAGAAAATGGCCCTTTTCTACAATATTGCCACAGCCTTCCTCAACCCTGtcatctacagcctgaggaacaaGGATGTGAAAAATGCTTTCCTCAAACTGGTGGGAAGGGGCAGGGCCCCAGAGTAA